The following proteins come from a genomic window of Nicotiana tomentosiformis chromosome 12, ASM39032v3, whole genome shotgun sequence:
- the LOC138903170 gene encoding secreted RxLR effector protein 161-like, producing the protein MDSPCDSHWDAVVCILRYIKSASSKGLLFKDRGHEQVVGYTYANWAGSPSDRHSTSGYCVLVGGNLISWKSKKQNVVARSSTDEAEYQAMAMATCELVWVKQLLKELKFGEIIKMELVCDNQVALHIASNPVLHERTKHVEIDCLNLSFKARKKKEKNRAAAKKQPHKRRSGI; encoded by the exons atggattctccctgtgatagtcactgggacgCAGTTGTttgcattcttcggtatataaagtcagcttcaagcaaaggattactattcaaggatcgaggccatgagcagGTTGTTGGGTACACATATGCtaattgggcaggatcaccttctgatagacattctacatctggatattgtgttctagtaggtgGTAATTTGATCTCTTGGaaaagcaagaaacagaatgtagttgctcgatctagcacCGACGAAGCAGAATATCAGGCCATGGCTATGGCAACGTGTGAgctagtttgggtcaagcagttgctcaaggagttgaagttCGGAGAAATCATCAAGATGGAACTGGTGTGTGATAATCAagttgctcttcatattgcgtcaaatccggtgctccatgagaggactaaacacgttgagattgact GTTTGAATCTTAGTTTTAAGGCAagaaagaagaaggagaagaataGAGCAGCAGCGAAGAAGCAACCGCACAAAAGAAGAAGTGGTATCTGA